The window GCCGCGTCGCCTTAAAGTCCTTGGATCGTCTCCTGCACGAAGAGAAGCTCCCAGACGGGGCGGAAGCTCCTCCGGTGAATGGTACACGGGCCGTGGCAGCGGAGCGCTTCGATGTGCTCCGGGGTGGAGTAGCCCTTGTGGTTGGCGAAGCCGTACTCGGGGAAACGGCCGTGCTCCTCGACCATCATGCGGTCGCGTGTGACCTTGGCGATGATCGACGCGGCGGCGACCGCCTGGCTCTTCGCGTCGCCGTCGATCACGGGCGCGCAGGGGGTCTCGCCGGCCCAGATCGAGTCCTTGCCGTCGACGAGAAGACCCTGGGGAGTCATCCCCAGGGCCTCGAACGCTCGTCGCATCGCGATGAGCGTGGCCATCCGGATGTTGTGCGCGTCGACTTCCTCGACGCTCCCGACGCCCACGCCGACCGCGAGCGCCTTCTCGCGGATCCTGGCGGCGGCGTCCTCGCGCTCCTCGGCGGTCAGGACCTTGGAATCGCGGACGCCGCGCAGCCGCACCCCGGGCGCGAGCGCGACGCACGCGGCCACGACGGGGCCCGCGAGCGGACCGCGTCCGGCCTCGTCGATTCCCGCGAGGACCTCGCCCCAGCGGGACCGATACTCGTCATCGAAGCGGGCGAGTCCCTTCGCCGCCATCCCCTCGGCCCCGGTTCACGTCCCTGCGGGGCCACAGGCCCCGCCTCCCGTTCGATTCGTTCGGAGCCCAAGGCTCCGTCGCGATCCGCGCGGAGCGCTACGCTCCGTCCTTCTCCCGCTCCTCGACCTTCGCGGCCTTGCCCTTCAGCCCGCGGAGATAGAAGAGCTTCGCGCGCCGGACCTTGCCCTTGCGCGCCAGCTCGATCTTCGCGACCGAGGGCGAGTGGAGCGGGAACGTCCGCTCGACGCCGATCCCGCCCGACACCTTCCGGACGGTGAAGCTCGACCGCATCCCGCTTCCGCGCACGTTCGTGACGACGCCGAGGAAGATCTGCGACCGTTCCTTCTCCCCCTCGATGACGCGCACGTGCACCTTCACCGTGTCACCGGGGCGGAACTCCATGGTCCGATCCGTCTTGAATCGCGTCTCGAACCGCTCCAGCACGCTCATGACTCAAACCTCCTTCTCGATACGATCCAGGAGTCTCCGGTCCTCGTCGCTCCACGAGCGACCCTGCGTCAGATCGGGCCGGCGGCGCAGCGTGCGGCGGATCGCCTCACTCCGGCGCCACAATCGGATCTGCTCGTGATTTCCGCTGAGTAGGACGTCGGGGACCCGAAGCCCCTGGAATTCTTCGGGCCGAGTGTACACGGGAGCGTCCAGGAGCGCTTCCGAAAACGAGTCGGCCTCCGCCGACTCCGCATCGCCCAGCACTCCGGGCTGGAGCCTCGAGACCGCGTCCAGAATCACGAGCGCGGCCGGCTCTCCGCCCGAGAGCACGTAGTCGCCGATCGAAACTTCCTCACCCCCCACCAAGGGAATCACCCGCTCGTCGATCCCCTTGTACCGCCCGCAGACGATCACGAGGTGATCCACGCTCGCCAGCTCGCGCGCCCACGCCTGCGTGAGCACGCGGCCCTGCGGCGAGGTCACGAGCGTTCGCGGCTCGGTGCCGGGCACGCTCGCCCGAGCGCTCTCGTACGCGCGCACGATCGTGTCCACCTTCATCACCATCCCCGCGCCGCCGCCGTACGGCGTGTCGTCCGTGGTGCCGTACCGGTCCGTCGCGAAGTCGCGGATCTGGATCCGCGCCACGTCCAGGATCCCCTTCTCCCGGGCGATCCGGATCATGCCCTCGCCGAGCGGCCCGTCGAAGTACCCGGGATTCAGGGTCAGGATCGAGACGCGCACTCAGTCGTCCCAGCCCGGAAGCCCGGCCGGCGGGTTCATCGTGATCGACCCGCCCGGCACATCGACCGACTCGATCACGCCGGGGATGAGCGGGATCAGGATCTCGCCCCTCGCCCCGCGCACCACGATCACGTCGTTGGCGCCGGTCGTGAACACCCCGGCCACCTCGCCGATCGGCTCGCCCGCCGGTGTCCGGGCGCGAAGTCCGACCAGCTCGAACCGGTAGTGCTCCCCTTCCGGAAGCGGCTTCGCCTCGCAGCGCGGGATCGTGAGATCCGCGCCCCGGAGCGCTTCCGCATCGGTCCGGCTGTCCACACCCTCGAACCGGACGAGGAGGCGTCCCCCGAAGGGCCGCGACGACGCCACCTGGAGCCGCCGCCTCGGATCGCCCTCGCTCAGCCTCGCGGAGAGGACGCTCCCCGGCGCGAACCGCTCGGGGGCGTCGCTCCACGAGTCCACGACGACCTCGCCCGTGAGCCCGTGGGCGCGCGCGACCGTGCCGA of the Candidatus Eisenbacteria bacterium genome contains:
- a CDS encoding ribonuclease HII — protein: MAAKGLARFDDEYRSRWGEVLAGIDEAGRGPLAGPVVAACVALAPGVRLRGVRDSKVLTAEEREDAAARIREKALAVGVGVGSVEEVDAHNIRMATLIAMRRAFEALGMTPQGLLVDGKDSIWAGETPCAPVIDGDAKSQAVAAASIIAKVTRDRMMVEEHGRFPEYGFANHKGYSTPEHIEALRCHGPCTIHRRSFRPVWELLFVQETIQGL
- the rplS gene encoding 50S ribosomal protein L19, whose translation is MSVLERFETRFKTDRTMEFRPGDTVKVHVRVIEGEKERSQIFLGVVTNVRGSGMRSSFTVRKVSGGIGVERTFPLHSPSVAKIELARKGKVRRAKLFYLRGLKGKAAKVEEREKDGA
- the trmD gene encoding tRNA (guanosine(37)-N1)-methyltransferase TrmD codes for the protein MRVSILTLNPGYFDGPLGEGMIRIAREKGILDVARIQIRDFATDRYGTTDDTPYGGGAGMVMKVDTIVRAYESARASVPGTEPRTLVTSPQGRVLTQAWARELASVDHLVIVCGRYKGIDERVIPLVGGEEVSIGDYVLSGGEPAALVILDAVSRLQPGVLGDAESAEADSFSEALLDAPVYTRPEEFQGLRVPDVLLSGNHEQIRLWRRSEAIRRTLRRRPDLTQGRSWSDEDRRLLDRIEKEV
- the rimM gene encoding ribosome maturation factor RimM (Essential for efficient processing of 16S rRNA), which produces MPTDAGDEPILVGTVARAHGLTGEVVVDSWSDAPERFAPGSVLSARLSEGDPRRRLQVASSRPFGGRLLVRFEGVDSRTDAEALRGADLTIPRCEAKPLPEGEHYRFELVGLRARTPAGEPIGEVAGVFTTGANDVIVVRGARGEILIPLIPGVIESVDVPGGSITMNPPAGLPGWDD